Sequence from the Sphingomonas sp. SORGH_AS_0950 genome:
GCGAGGTGGCGCCATGAGCGAACGCCACGACTCGGACCGCCACGGTTTGGGCCGCCATGATCTGGGGAAGCGCCGTGAGGCGGTGTTCGACGCGCTGCTCGGCGACCGCGCGGACACGCTCCATCCCGACGACCGCGCCGAGGGGCAGGCGTTCTGGGACTGGTTGGGCGAGCAGCCGCGTCCCGCTGCGAACCACACGCCGTCTCGCCGCCCCATGTGGTTCGGCTGGACGATCGCTGCTGCGTTGGTGTTGACGGTGGGAGGCAATCCGCAGCCAAGGATGCCGGACGGCGCCGCCGATGCGACCGTCGTCCGCTATGTCTCGGGGCGAGGGGAGCGGCGGGTGATCCGCCTGGCTGATGGGTCTACCGTCACACTCGGTGCGCAGACCGCGCTGAGCGTCCGCTTCGCCCGTGCCCGCCGCGGCCTGCTGTTGGAGGAGGGCGAGGCCCTGTTCGAGGTGGCGCACGACCGCAGTCGTCCGTTCGTCGTGCAGACGCGGTTTGGTGCGGTTACTGCGGTCGGCACCGCCTTCGGCGTCACCATCGGTCGCCGCGAGGCGGACGTCTCGATCACCGACGGGACGGTACGTGTCACCGTCTCGGCCGATCCACAGGACAGGTCCACGTCGGTCGCCAAGCTCGCGCGTAAGGGCGAACGCGTGGCGTTCGGAACGACGGTGCAGGGGGGCGCCCGCGTGGGCTTCATCCGCCAGACGGAGATGGTCGACGTTGACGACGCGATTGCCTGGACGCGAGGCCAGCTCGTCTTCCACGGCGAACCATTGGAAGAGGTGATCGACGAGGTGAATCGCTATGCGATCAGCCCGGCCGACGAACTGTCGCTGACCGACCGCCGCGCTGCGCGAACGCCGGTCTACGGCATCATCGACCAGGGCAATCCGGCTGCGATTCGTGATCTTATCGATCGCCCGGAGGAGGTGGTTTCAATATCGAGGCGGTTGAGGGAAGGGCATAAATACCCGTTTCCCTGACAACAAGATCAGCAAGAAGGTGAAAGCCAGGGGATCCAGTATGATCACTTTCGGGAAGGCGGATCGAGGCTATATCGACCGAAGTCTTCAGCGTTGTCACGGTCCGCATTCCCCCATCCCACTACGATCTTGCGACCAAGCGTAGCCGGACCTCCGTATCGCTTGAATTGAACGAATGACGGAAGCTGGGCGCTGCGTTGGCTGCCTCGAATGACCGCAAGTGGGCCTTGTCCCTAACGCTTTGGCTGATCTTGCAACTCCGGCAGGGCCTTGATTTCAAACGACGGGGCGGAAGAAGTGGTAAAGCGGCTGATCGCAGCCCGGACCTGCTCGGGCGTCACGGCCTGTCGGCGGGTCATATCGTTCCGGATTGCGTGGATCTCCATCGGATTGTCCAAGTTCGCCATGATGAGGCCGGCCCAAAAGTCGTTGCCGTTTCTCGCACGCTCGATACTGCCCATCCCGCCCACGTTCAGGGGTTCAAAAAGCTTGGCCATTACCATTCGCCTACGTTGGGCATCGAAGCCCATGGTTCGGCAGGCGCCTTATGTTCGCCCTGCTGGAGTAGTTCGATCGAGATGCCGTCGGGCGAGCGGACGAACGCCATATATCCGTCACGCGGCGGGCGATTGATTGTTACCCTGCCAGCCTGCAGCCGGGCGCAGGTCTCGTAAATGTCCTCGACGCGGTAGGCGAGGTGGCCGAAGTTGCGGCCATCGGTGTAGGTCTCGGCCGGGCTGCCATCCTCGGGCGGCCAGTTATAGGTCAATTCGACCTCCGCCTGGCCGGGCTTGCCCTCACCGCGATGATCCTCGTCGGCCGCCAGGAAGATCAGGGTGAATCGCCCCTGCTCGTTTTCGATCCGCCGGGTCTCTCTGAGGCCCAGCAGTTCGAAGAAACGAACTGTCGCCTGCGGATCGGCGACCCGCAACATGGTGTGGAGATAGCGCATGATCAGGCGGCCTTTGCCGTGAGGGCTTCCATGACCAACTCCGCCGTGCGTGTGGCCGAAGCGGGGTTCTGTCCGGTCACCAGATTGCCGTCGCGCAGAGCGAAGGGCTGGAAATCGGGCCCGCCCTCATCGAGGCCCACGGCGCGTTCCTCGCTGTCGGTAAAGGCGGCAACCCGGCGCCCCGCCACGAACGGCGTGCCATCGGGCTTCCTGGCGGAAACAAGTCCGGCGGGACCGTGGCAGACGGCGGCCACGATCTTGCCTTCGCGGTCGAACCGCTCGACCAATCGCGCGAGGTCTTCGCTGCCCGGATAGTCGAACATCGTGCCGTGCCCGCCAGGCAGGAACACTGCGTCGTAACCGGCCGTGTCGATGCTGACGAAAGCGGGCGTGTCGGCCATTTCGGCCTTCAGCGCTTCATCCTTCAGATAGCGCTCGACCGACGCATCATTCTCGCCATCGGCGTTGACGCTGCGCTGATCGACCGGGATCGCGCCGCCCTTGATCGAGGCCAGGGTCACGTCGGCACCTCCATCGCGGAAGGCGTAGTAGGGCGTGGTCAGTTCTTCGAGCCAGACGCCGGTCGGCTCGGTGCCGGGGGTCATGCGATCGGCTGACGTGGCGATCATGAGAATTCGTGTCATCGGCTTAGATCCCTTGTTTGGATCGGGGGCGAGTAACGATGCCTTTGCGGCGATGGCTCGCACCTACGCCTGACAGAATGCAGCCTGGGTTATCCGTCTGTCCCCGTCGATGTTCAATCGAATAGACCTCATTGCTCATCATGAAACCCAACGGAAATGGCCACCATCCATAAATCGATTTATGGAA
This genomic interval carries:
- a CDS encoding FecR family protein, translating into MSERHDSDRHGLGRHDLGKRREAVFDALLGDRADTLHPDDRAEGQAFWDWLGEQPRPAANHTPSRRPMWFGWTIAAALVLTVGGNPQPRMPDGAADATVVRYVSGRGERRVIRLADGSTVTLGAQTALSVRFARARRGLLLEEGEALFEVAHDRSRPFVVQTRFGAVTAVGTAFGVTIGRREADVSITDGTVRVTVSADPQDRSTSVAKLARKGERVAFGTTVQGGARVGFIRQTEMVDVDDAIAWTRGQLVFHGEPLEEVIDEVNRYAISPADELSLTDRRAARTPVYGIIDQGNPAAIRDLIDRPEEVVSISRRLREGHKYPFP
- a CDS encoding VOC family protein translates to MRYLHTMLRVADPQATVRFFELLGLRETRRIENEQGRFTLIFLAADEDHRGEGKPGQAEVELTYNWPPEDGSPAETYTDGRNFGHLAYRVEDIYETCARLQAGRVTINRPPRDGYMAFVRSPDGISIELLQQGEHKAPAEPWASMPNVGEW
- a CDS encoding type 1 glutamine amidotransferase domain-containing protein; this encodes MTPGTEPTGVWLEELTTPYYAFRDGGADVTLASIKGGAIPVDQRSVNADGENDASVERYLKDEALKAEMADTPAFVSIDTAGYDAVFLPGGHGTMFDYPGSEDLARLVERFDREGKIVAAVCHGPAGLVSARKPDGTPFVAGRRVAAFTDSEERAVGLDEGGPDFQPFALRDGNLVTGQNPASATRTAELVMEALTAKAA